One region of Lentisphaerota bacterium genomic DNA includes:
- a CDS encoding 2-hydroxyacyl-CoA dehydratase, which translates to MRAKTIAESRDCRKEIALAFLPQFWQSVNTMNRSDTKHRPSCVSSDVSGHRRRQTIVESDQRQHLDNAPNRPASIPFFVERLVNAATAPKPRPRIGTLCNFIPVEIILAAGADTVRLDCGNSAAALAGEEHLAGDICPLAQATLGLFLREDGIPSTCDAFVIPASCDAKRKLADILADFGPVFQLAMPTDPDPARHADEIIVEFKRLAAFVADITGHAPNRADLHAAISLTARRSDLIRRLQDARIAQPGSLSIRDLFVTVQASLFSPEPIETWLKPAEILLSEVQACVPEPRSFRRRVVLTGSPIVWPNFKPLNLLELCGADVVADTICTGGHSCCDPVRVAGASLEAAYRALAERAAFGLVCPCFSSQATRLSRIIDLVEKRHADGVVQYALRFCHAFDLENCRIESTLRDRRIPFLNLSTDYNLEDTERLRARIEIFLETL; encoded by the coding sequence ATGCGCGCGAAAACAATCGCCGAGTCTCGTGATTGCCGAAAAGAAATCGCGCTGGCCTTTCTCCCCCAATTTTGGCAATCTGTAAACACTATGAACCGATCTGATACCAAACACCGGCCCTCTTGCGTTTCCTCAGATGTTTCCGGCCATCGCCGCAGGCAGACGATTGTCGAGTCGGACCAGCGCCAGCATCTGGACAATGCACCGAACCGGCCCGCCAGCATCCCTTTCTTCGTCGAGCGTCTGGTCAACGCGGCTACGGCCCCCAAGCCCCGTCCGCGCATCGGCACCCTGTGTAATTTCATTCCCGTGGAAATCATTCTGGCCGCTGGCGCGGATACGGTCCGTCTCGACTGCGGAAACAGCGCGGCGGCTCTTGCCGGCGAGGAGCACCTCGCGGGTGACATCTGTCCGCTCGCGCAGGCGACGTTGGGACTTTTCCTGCGAGAGGATGGCATTCCCAGCACCTGCGACGCTTTTGTGATCCCCGCTTCGTGCGATGCCAAACGCAAGCTGGCGGACATCCTCGCCGACTTCGGACCGGTCTTTCAGCTTGCGATGCCGACGGACCCGGACCCTGCGCGCCATGCCGATGAGATTATCGTCGAGTTCAAGCGACTCGCGGCTTTTGTAGCCGACATCACCGGCCACGCTCCGAACCGCGCCGACCTGCACGCCGCCATCAGCCTCACGGCGCGCCGCAGCGACCTCATCCGCCGCCTGCAGGATGCGCGGATCGCCCAGCCCGGATCGCTCTCCATACGCGATCTCTTCGTCACGGTTCAGGCTTCACTCTTCTCTCCCGAACCCATTGAAACCTGGCTCAAGCCGGCCGAGATTCTCCTCTCCGAGGTGCAGGCGTGTGTGCCCGAACCCCGCAGCTTCAGGCGGCGCGTGGTGCTCACCGGTTCGCCGATTGTCTGGCCGAACTTCAAGCCACTCAACCTGCTCGAACTGTGCGGGGCCGATGTCGTTGCCGATACCATCTGCACCGGCGGCCATTCGTGCTGCGATCCGGTCCGCGTCGCCGGCGCCAGCCTGGAAGCCGCTTACCGCGCGCTCGCCGAGCGTGCGGCCTTCGGTCTGGTCTGCCCGTGCTTCAGTTCGCAGGCCACCCGTCTCAGCCGCATCATTGATCTCGTGGAGAAGCGTCATGCCGACGGTGTTGTCCAGTATGCGCTCCGGTTTTGTCATGCGTTTGACCTTGAGAACTGTCGCATTGAGAGCACGCTTCGCGACCGCCGCATCCCGTTTCTCAACCTGAGCACCGACTACAATCTGGAGGACACCGAGCGGCTCCGCGCTCGCATCGAGATCTTCTTGGAGACGTTATGA
- the serC gene encoding 3-phosphoserine/phosphohydroxythreonine transaminase → MSRILNFSAGPAMLPVEVLEAAQADLVDYQGSGMSIMEMSHRGKEYEAVHDEAIANLKELLGLDDAFEVLLLQGGASLQFGMIPMNFLGAGQTADYVNSGSWGSAAIKQARLIGTVGIAADCEKDVPTRVPAPGDLNLTPGAAYLHLTSNETISGAQWKAFPTPNAPLVADMSSDILSRPFNAKPFSLIYAGAQKNLGPSGVTVVAIRKDFADRESKTLPAMLRYSTHIENKSLYNTPPCFSIYTLTLVTRWLKAFGLERMHRQNVEKAAMLYQRIDATAFYRGTARKECRSDMNVTFRLPTVELEDLFIAQASKLGMKGLKGHRSVGGVRASIYNAFPVAGVRTLVDFMSDFEARNG, encoded by the coding sequence ATGTCACGTATTCTCAATTTCAGTGCCGGGCCGGCTATGCTGCCGGTCGAAGTCCTCGAAGCCGCGCAAGCCGACCTCGTCGATTATCAGGGATCGGGGATGTCGATCATGGAGATGTCGCATCGCGGCAAGGAGTACGAGGCGGTTCACGACGAGGCGATCGCCAACCTCAAGGAGTTGCTCGGGCTTGATGATGCGTTTGAGGTGCTGCTGCTTCAGGGCGGCGCGAGCCTGCAATTCGGCATGATCCCGATGAACTTCTTGGGCGCGGGTCAGACCGCCGATTACGTCAATTCGGGGAGCTGGGGATCGGCCGCCATCAAGCAGGCCCGTTTGATCGGCACGGTGGGCATCGCCGCAGATTGCGAGAAGGATGTCCCGACGCGCGTGCCTGCGCCCGGCGATCTGAACCTGACCCCCGGCGCCGCCTATCTGCACCTCACATCGAACGAGACGATCTCCGGCGCGCAATGGAAGGCGTTCCCAACCCCCAACGCACCGCTCGTGGCCGACATGTCCTCGGACATCCTGTCGCGCCCCTTCAATGCCAAGCCATTCTCGCTCATTTACGCCGGCGCCCAGAAAAACTTGGGCCCCTCCGGCGTCACGGTCGTCGCCATTCGCAAGGACTTTGCCGATAGGGAATCCAAGACGCTTCCCGCGATGCTGCGCTACAGCACGCACATCGAAAACAAGTCGCTGTACAACACCCCGCCCTGCTTCAGCATCTATACTCTGACGCTCGTTACCCGCTGGCTCAAGGCGTTCGGCCTCGAGCGGATGCACCGTCAGAACGTCGAAAAAGCGGCGATGCTCTATCAGCGGATCGACGCGACGGCCTTTTACCGCGGCACCGCCCGCAAGGAATGCCGCTCCGACATGAATGTGACGTTCCGCCTGCCGACGGTCGAGCTGGAAGACCTCTTCATTGCTCAGGCATCCAAGCTTGGCATGAAGGGACTCAAAGGGCATCGCTCCGTGGGCGGCGTACGCGCCTCGATCTACAACGCCTTCCCCGTCGCCGGGGTTCGGACGCTGGTCGACTTCATGTCCGACTTTGAAGCGCGCAACGGGTAA